The Malus domestica chromosome 10, GDT2T_hap1 genome contains a region encoding:
- the LOC103424036 gene encoding probable LRR receptor-like serine/threonine-protein kinase At2g16250 isoform X1, with product MMYQRSVLSCALVLVVVGLLFEPTFEQPSQPPLPLGLPAERAALLDLRSSLGLRGRDWPRKADPCFIWRGVECRNGRVVGINISGFRRTRLGSRNPQFSVNALANLTLLHSFNASNFLLPGSIPDWFGQQLVSLQVLDLTDCSVTGSIPLSLGNSANLTALYLSHNNLTGTIPATLSQLLGLLVLDLSRNRLTGSIPTSFGNLGNLSVIDISRNYLSGSIPPAIGTLLKLQYLNLSSNMLSASIPPQLWNLGSLVDLDLSANLLAGSVPADLRGLKNLQRMIVADNLLSGTLLDNLFPTPTQLQVIVLRNNGFTGGLPKMLWSIPKLSLLDVSGNNFTGMLPNSSSNANATAAVFNISRNLFYGGLTPLLGRFSVIDISGNYFEGGVLGYVGTNASLGSNCLQNVKNQRTLTECSSFYSDRGLAFDNFGQPNSTQPPPAEPPGNSNKKVIVLAAVLGGVGLIVLLVLFCVVLFLCLRKRGTTPQSGVGVGLVTAGSGPPPPGASINFSSVGDAFAYQQLVQAAGEFNNANLIKNGHSGDLFRGVLENGIPVVIKRIDLRSIKKEAYLQELDFFSKVSYTRFVPLLGHCLENENEKFLVYKYMPNGDLSNSLFKKTSTEDDSLQSLDWITRLKIALGAAEGLSYLHHECNPPHVHRDVQASSILLDDKFEVRLGSVSDVCPQEGDTHQSRITRLLRLPQSSEQGASGSPAALCAYDVYCFGKVLLELVTGKLGISASSDTELKELLDQILPYISIYDKELVTKIVDPSLIVDEDLLEEVWAMAVVARSCLNPKPSRRPLMRYILKALENPLKVVREDSSGSARLRTASSRGSWNAAVFGSWRSSSEVVTIPGASTTKGEGASGLKHSGTSGSQGSGANGGGEHSSSRRRHSRDIFPEPSGVHDVEKPDQD from the exons ATGATGTATCAGCGAAGCGTATTATCGTGTGCgttggttttggtggtggttgGGTTGCTGTTCGAGCCCACATTTGAGCAGCCCAGCCAGCCGCCATTGCCACTGGGTTTACCGGCTGAGCGGGCAGCGCTGCTGGACCTCAGGTCGTCGTTAGGCTTAAGGGGCAGGGACTGGCCGAGAAAGGCTGACCCTTGTTTCATTTGGAGAGGTGTGGAATGCCGGAATGGTAGAGTTGTTGGGATTAACATTTCGGGGTTTAGAAGGACTCGACTTGGCAGTCGAAACCCACAATTTTCTGTCAATGCTTTAGCCAATTTAACCCTTTTACACTCTTTCAATGCTTCCAATTTCCTGCTTCCGGGTTCAATTCCCGACTGGTTTGGACAACAACTCGTATCCCTACAAGTGCTTGATCTCACTGATTGTTCTGTGACTGGTTCTATTCCATTGAGTCTGGGAAATTCAGCCAATCTGACTGCTCTGTATTTGTCACATAACAACCTTACCGGGACAATTCCTGCTACTTTGAGCCAGTTGCTAGGCCTTTTGGTTCTTGATCTTTCGCGAAATCGCCTTACTGGATCCATTCCTACATCCTTTGGCAACCTTGGGAATCTGTCTGTGATTGACATTTCTAGGAATTACTTATCCGGGTCGATTCCTCCGGCCATTGGGACCCTGTTGAAGCTTCAGTATTTGAATCTATCGAGCAACATGTTGTCTGCTTCGATACCTCCTCAACTTTGGAACCTTGGTAGCTTGGTTGACCTTGATCTAAGTGCCAATCTGTTGGCCGGGTCAGTGCCTGCAGATTTGAGGGGGTTAAAGAACTTGCAGAGAATGATAGTTGCAGACAATTTGCTTAGTGGGACTTTGCTGGATAATCTGTTTCCAACACCGACGCAGTTGCAGGTCATAGTTCTGAGAAACAATGGTTTCACGGGTGGTCTTCCTAAAATGCTGTGGTCAATTCCCAAACTGAGCCTTCTTGATGTTTCTGGCAATAATTTCACTGGTATGCTGCCCAATTCTAGCTCAAATGCTAATGCCACTGCTGCAGTATTCAATATTTCTCGGAATCTGTTCTATGGAGGTCTAACGCCTTTACTTGGAAGGTTCAGCGTCATTGATATTTCGGGAAACTATTTTGAAGGTGGTGTACTAGGGTATGTGGGCACAAATGCATCTCTTGGCAGCAATTGCCTCCAAAATGTGAAGAATCAGAGGACATTGACGGAATGCTCTTCGTTCTATTCTGACAGGGGTTTGGCTTTTGATAATTTTGGACAGCCAAATTCTACACAACCACCTCCAGCAGAACCTCCTGGGAACAGCAATAAAAAGGTGATCGTCTTGGCAGCAGTTTTAGGGGGAGTTGGTTTGATTGTGCTTTTAGTGTTGTTTTGTGTGGTGCTATTCCTATGTTTACGCAAGAGGGGAACTACACCTCAAAGCGGAGTTGGCGTGGGGCTAGTTACTGCAGGCAGCGGTCCACCACCTCCAGGAGCATCGATTAACTTTTCTAGTGTAGGAGATGCTTTCGCATATCAGCAGCTGGTTCAAGCCGCTGGTGAATTCAACAATGCAAACTTGATAAAAAATGGCCACTCAGGGGATCTCTTCAGGGGAGTCCTGGAAAATGGGATACCTGTGGTCATCAAACGGATTGATTTACGCTCAATTAAAAAGGAAGCATACCTGCAGGAATTGGATTTCTTTAGTAAGGTGTCATATACAAGATTTGTTCCCCTTTTGGGACACTGTTTAGAGAATGAGAATGAGAAGTTCCTGGTCTACAAATATATGCCAAATGGGGACTTATCAAATTCATTGTTTAAGAAAACAAGCACAGAGGATGATAGTTTACAGTCGTTGGATTGGATAACGAGATTAAAGATTGCGTTAGGCGCAGCAGAGGGTCTCTCCTATCTGCATCATGAATGCAATCCCCCCCACGTGCACAG GGATGTTCAAGCAAGCAGTATACTTCTTGATGATAAATTTGAAGTGCGGCTAGGGAGCGTGAGTGATGTCTGTCCTCAAGAAGGGGACACCCATCAAAGCAGGATTACTAGGTTGCTACGCTTGCCACA GTCATCTGAACAAGGTGCTTCTG GTTCACCGGCAGCTTTGTGTGCCTATGATGTTTACTGTTTCGGGAAGGTGTTGCTTGAACTCGTAACAGGTaagttgggcataagtgcttcCAGTGATACAGAGTTGAAGGAATTGTTAGATCAGATACTACCATACATCAGTATTTATGATAAAGAACTTGTTACAAAAATTGTGGATCCATCTCTGATTGTGGATGAGGACCTATTAGAGGAAGTCTGGGCCATGGCTGTCGTGGCCAGGTCCTGCCTAAATCCGAAGCCCTCAAGGCGTCCCCTAATGAGATATATTCTCAAGGCTTTGGAAAACCCTTTGAAGGTGGTGAGGGAAGATAGCTCCGGCTCTGCAAGGCTCAGAACAGCCTCTTCCAGAGGGTCTTGGAATGCTGCTGTGTTTGGTAGCTGGCGCAGCTCATCTGAGGTAGTGACTATCCCAGGAGCCTCAACTACGAAAGGGGAAGGAGCAAGTGGCTTAAAACATTCAGGAACCAGCGGTTCACAGGGAAGTGGTGCGAATGGTGGCGGGGAACATTCATCCTCACGCAGACGGCATTCTAGGGATATATTTCCGGAACCATCTGGTGTACATGATGTAGAAAAACCTGACCAGGACTAG
- the LOC103424036 gene encoding probable LRR receptor-like serine/threonine-protein kinase At2g16250 isoform X2, whose protein sequence is MMYQRSVLSCALVLVVVGLLFEPTFEQPSQPPLPLGLPAERAALLDLRSSLGLRGRDWPRKADPCFIWRGVECRNGRVVGINISGFRRTRLGSRNPQFSVNALANLTLLHSFNASNFLLPGSIPDWFGQQLVSLQVLDLTDCSVTGSIPLSLGNSANLTALYLSHNNLTGTIPATLSQLLGLLVLDLSRNRLTGSIPTSFGNLGNLSVIDISRNYLSGSIPPAIGTLLKLQYLNLSSNMLSASIPPQLWNLGSLVDLDLSANLLAGSVPADLRGLKNLQRMIVADNLLSGTLLDNLFPTPTQLQVIVLRNNGFTGGLPKMLWSIPKLSLLDVSGNNFTGMLPNSSSNANATAAVFNISRNLFYGGLTPLLGRFSVIDISGNYFEGGVLGYVGTNASLGSNCLQNVKNQRTLTECSSFYSDRGLAFDNFGQPNSTQPPPAEPPGNSNKKVIVLAAVLGGVGLIVLLVLFCVVLFLCLRKRGTTPQSGVGVGLVTAGSGPPPPGASINFSSVGDAFAYQQLVQAAGEFNNANLIKNGHSGDLFRGVLENGIPVVIKRIDLRSIKKEAYLQELDFFSKVSYTRFVPLLGHCLENENEKFLVYKYMPNGDLSNSLFKKTSTEDDSLQSLDWITRLKIALGAAEGLSYLHHECNPPHVHRDVQASSILLDDKFEVRLGSVSDVCPQEGDTHQSRITRLLRLPQSSEQGSPAALCAYDVYCFGKVLLELVTGKLGISASSDTELKELLDQILPYISIYDKELVTKIVDPSLIVDEDLLEEVWAMAVVARSCLNPKPSRRPLMRYILKALENPLKVVREDSSGSARLRTASSRGSWNAAVFGSWRSSSEVVTIPGASTTKGEGASGLKHSGTSGSQGSGANGGGEHSSSRRRHSRDIFPEPSGVHDVEKPDQD, encoded by the exons ATGATGTATCAGCGAAGCGTATTATCGTGTGCgttggttttggtggtggttgGGTTGCTGTTCGAGCCCACATTTGAGCAGCCCAGCCAGCCGCCATTGCCACTGGGTTTACCGGCTGAGCGGGCAGCGCTGCTGGACCTCAGGTCGTCGTTAGGCTTAAGGGGCAGGGACTGGCCGAGAAAGGCTGACCCTTGTTTCATTTGGAGAGGTGTGGAATGCCGGAATGGTAGAGTTGTTGGGATTAACATTTCGGGGTTTAGAAGGACTCGACTTGGCAGTCGAAACCCACAATTTTCTGTCAATGCTTTAGCCAATTTAACCCTTTTACACTCTTTCAATGCTTCCAATTTCCTGCTTCCGGGTTCAATTCCCGACTGGTTTGGACAACAACTCGTATCCCTACAAGTGCTTGATCTCACTGATTGTTCTGTGACTGGTTCTATTCCATTGAGTCTGGGAAATTCAGCCAATCTGACTGCTCTGTATTTGTCACATAACAACCTTACCGGGACAATTCCTGCTACTTTGAGCCAGTTGCTAGGCCTTTTGGTTCTTGATCTTTCGCGAAATCGCCTTACTGGATCCATTCCTACATCCTTTGGCAACCTTGGGAATCTGTCTGTGATTGACATTTCTAGGAATTACTTATCCGGGTCGATTCCTCCGGCCATTGGGACCCTGTTGAAGCTTCAGTATTTGAATCTATCGAGCAACATGTTGTCTGCTTCGATACCTCCTCAACTTTGGAACCTTGGTAGCTTGGTTGACCTTGATCTAAGTGCCAATCTGTTGGCCGGGTCAGTGCCTGCAGATTTGAGGGGGTTAAAGAACTTGCAGAGAATGATAGTTGCAGACAATTTGCTTAGTGGGACTTTGCTGGATAATCTGTTTCCAACACCGACGCAGTTGCAGGTCATAGTTCTGAGAAACAATGGTTTCACGGGTGGTCTTCCTAAAATGCTGTGGTCAATTCCCAAACTGAGCCTTCTTGATGTTTCTGGCAATAATTTCACTGGTATGCTGCCCAATTCTAGCTCAAATGCTAATGCCACTGCTGCAGTATTCAATATTTCTCGGAATCTGTTCTATGGAGGTCTAACGCCTTTACTTGGAAGGTTCAGCGTCATTGATATTTCGGGAAACTATTTTGAAGGTGGTGTACTAGGGTATGTGGGCACAAATGCATCTCTTGGCAGCAATTGCCTCCAAAATGTGAAGAATCAGAGGACATTGACGGAATGCTCTTCGTTCTATTCTGACAGGGGTTTGGCTTTTGATAATTTTGGACAGCCAAATTCTACACAACCACCTCCAGCAGAACCTCCTGGGAACAGCAATAAAAAGGTGATCGTCTTGGCAGCAGTTTTAGGGGGAGTTGGTTTGATTGTGCTTTTAGTGTTGTTTTGTGTGGTGCTATTCCTATGTTTACGCAAGAGGGGAACTACACCTCAAAGCGGAGTTGGCGTGGGGCTAGTTACTGCAGGCAGCGGTCCACCACCTCCAGGAGCATCGATTAACTTTTCTAGTGTAGGAGATGCTTTCGCATATCAGCAGCTGGTTCAAGCCGCTGGTGAATTCAACAATGCAAACTTGATAAAAAATGGCCACTCAGGGGATCTCTTCAGGGGAGTCCTGGAAAATGGGATACCTGTGGTCATCAAACGGATTGATTTACGCTCAATTAAAAAGGAAGCATACCTGCAGGAATTGGATTTCTTTAGTAAGGTGTCATATACAAGATTTGTTCCCCTTTTGGGACACTGTTTAGAGAATGAGAATGAGAAGTTCCTGGTCTACAAATATATGCCAAATGGGGACTTATCAAATTCATTGTTTAAGAAAACAAGCACAGAGGATGATAGTTTACAGTCGTTGGATTGGATAACGAGATTAAAGATTGCGTTAGGCGCAGCAGAGGGTCTCTCCTATCTGCATCATGAATGCAATCCCCCCCACGTGCACAG GGATGTTCAAGCAAGCAGTATACTTCTTGATGATAAATTTGAAGTGCGGCTAGGGAGCGTGAGTGATGTCTGTCCTCAAGAAGGGGACACCCATCAAAGCAGGATTACTAGGTTGCTACGCTTGCCACA GTCATCTGAACAAG GTTCACCGGCAGCTTTGTGTGCCTATGATGTTTACTGTTTCGGGAAGGTGTTGCTTGAACTCGTAACAGGTaagttgggcataagtgcttcCAGTGATACAGAGTTGAAGGAATTGTTAGATCAGATACTACCATACATCAGTATTTATGATAAAGAACTTGTTACAAAAATTGTGGATCCATCTCTGATTGTGGATGAGGACCTATTAGAGGAAGTCTGGGCCATGGCTGTCGTGGCCAGGTCCTGCCTAAATCCGAAGCCCTCAAGGCGTCCCCTAATGAGATATATTCTCAAGGCTTTGGAAAACCCTTTGAAGGTGGTGAGGGAAGATAGCTCCGGCTCTGCAAGGCTCAGAACAGCCTCTTCCAGAGGGTCTTGGAATGCTGCTGTGTTTGGTAGCTGGCGCAGCTCATCTGAGGTAGTGACTATCCCAGGAGCCTCAACTACGAAAGGGGAAGGAGCAAGTGGCTTAAAACATTCAGGAACCAGCGGTTCACAGGGAAGTGGTGCGAATGGTGGCGGGGAACATTCATCCTCACGCAGACGGCATTCTAGGGATATATTTCCGGAACCATCTGGTGTACATGATGTAGAAAAACCTGACCAGGACTAG